One Brassica oleracea var. oleracea cultivar TO1000 chromosome C7, BOL, whole genome shotgun sequence genomic window carries:
- the LOC106303843 gene encoding sec-independent protein translocase protein TatB yields MLGLSYGEILVIIGATAAVVGPKDLPIIARAGGRLFGRAIGYIQMARGHIDGVMKQPQMQQISKEVQDLRAQVDAISHGASFSLFNSNPLTRRVDNQSPEPPSNTTTTGNVTSLNVEERPKVSDHWTKAQEFSGSSSASVNLHAQATAFERLSESVSGKTHTLTSDSPVLPVSAEMAKLLPHRKESAKGSDLMLEAVLEAEVAHKAKHFFAQAEKETPALKGKFVVEEKGET; encoded by the exons ATGCTGGGACTCTCTTACGGTGAGATTCTAGTCATCATCGGTGCAACAGCTGCTGTTGTAG GGCCAAAGGATCTTCCGATAATTGCAAGAGCAGGAGGAAGATTGTTCGGACGAGCGATTGGTTACATCCAAATGGCTCGTGGCCACATAGACGGTGTCATGAAACAACCTCAAATGCAGCAG ATTTCGAAAGAAGTTCAAGATTTGCGAGCACAAGTTGATGCTATTAGCCATGGAGCAAGTTTCTCTCTTTTTAACTCCAATCCTTTGACTCGAAGAGTGGACAACCAATCTCCAGAACCTCCTTCTAATACAACCACCACTG GGAATGTTACATCTCTTAATGTTGAGGAAAGACCCAAGGTTTCAGATCATTGGACAAAG GCTCAAGAGTTTAGTGGTTCGTCATCGGCTTCAGTTAATCTGCACGCCCAAGCAACAGCATTTGAACGTTTATCTGAGTCTGTCAGTGGCAAAACTCACACTCTAACTAGTGATTCACCTGTTCTTCCAGTTTCTGCTGAGATGGCAAAGTTGCTCCCTCATCGCAAAG AGAGTGCAAAAGGATCTGATTTAATGCTGGAGGCAGTTCTTGAAGCTGAGGTGGCACACAAAGCCAAACACTTTTTTGCACAAGCCGAAAAGGAAACTCCAGCTTTAAAAG GGAAGTTTGTTGTTGAAGAGAAAGGAGAAACTTGA
- the LOC106301807 gene encoding rRNA-processing protein EFG1-like, producing MAHGGYAKRRVSEPNQAAGSSSRRSKGLRVEKKPKIVSLKNQMRSVERFLRKDLPAEVKETLKQKLEYLKKQQDDHTRLAVERKIFLRNRKIRFFERRKIERSIRRLEKLQRTSSAHVGDADISEQLSKLKEDLEYVRFFPKNEKYVSLFTGAEDSEVVEKRSRMRKQIKANIIVAAASGKELEETGSEDDGLLDLSDDDFFDKGSSSDEADADDELTDKSTKEAASSRPTSGMSSDERNQKQNSARALMPPPQARFGSNSRKNSSMQRNEMPSSSRNTSNRRSESSYNARAAPATSYNARAATATSYGARAAASTSYNARDAAATSYSSQSSNLSSNSDAHKPKRKRRPKKKKQQE from the exons ATGGCGCACGGAGGCTATGCCAAGAGAAGGGTTTCAGAACCGAATCAAGCGGCGGGAAGCAGCAGTCGAAGGTCGAAAGGGTTGCGCGTGGAGAAGAAACCTAAGATCGTCTCTCTCAAGAACCAGATGCGTTCCGTCGAACGCTTTCTTCGTAAA GATTTGCCTGCTGAAGTAAAAGAGACTCTTAAACAGAAGTTGGAGTATCTGAAGAAGCAGCAAGATGACCATACACGTCTTGCTGTTGAACGTAAAATATTCCTCAGGAACAGAAAGATTAGGTTCTTTG AGCGGAGAAAGATTGAAAGGAGCATTAGGCGTCTTGAGAAGCTACAACGTACTTCATCTGCTCATGTGGGAGATGCAGATATATCTGAACAACTCAGTAAACTCAAGGAAGATCTTGAATATGTTAGG TTCTTCCCCAAAAATGAGAAGTATGTATCTCTGTTTACTGGTGCTGAGGACTCAGAAGTGGTTGAGAAAAGAAGTAGGATGCGGAAGCAGATCAAAGCCAATATTATTGTTGCTGCTGCTAGTGGGAAAGAGTTGGAAG AGACAGGGAGTGAAGATGATGGTCTTCTGGACCTTAGTGATGATGATTTCTTTGATAAAGGGAGCTCAAGCGATGAAGCAGACGCAGATGATGAATTGACCGATAAAAGCACAAA GGAAGCTGCTTCCAGTAGACCAACATCTGGCATGTCTAGTGATGAAAGGAACCAG AAACAAAACTCAGCTAGGGCTTTAATGCCACCACCACAAGCAAGGTTTGGTTCAAATTCTAGGAAGAATTCGTCTATGCAGAGGAATGAGATGCCATCATCCTCAAGAAACACTTCAAACAGAAGAAGTGAGTCTTCATATAATGCCAGGGCTGCTCCCGCAACTTCATATAATGCCAGGGCTGCTACCGCAACTTCATATGGTGCCAGGGCTGCTGCCTCAACTTCATATAATGCTAGGGATGCTGCTGCAACTTCATATAGCAGTCAGAGTAGCAACTTGAGCTCCAATTCTGATGCTCATAAACCCAAGAGGAAGAGGCGGCCAAAGAAGAAGAAGCAACAG GAGTGA